Proteins encoded by one window of Planifilum fulgidum:
- the spoIVB gene encoding SpoIVB peptidase, whose translation MISLPRWKRQQWVGILLVLLLVFVSTTSFFRQFTSFPAELRLLSGDREQLRLTIPATVTADVADPDILAVNGANQPSVPVDLHHPFTLFSKKRGHTRLTLRLFGTLPLKTLNVRVLPDIRVIPGGQSIGVKLRSRGVLVVGHHRVPGSGDGKSPGERADIRVGDYILEMNGQVIEDVNQVAAVVRKAGESRQPIDVLIMRDGQKKRTRLDPAYDPKEKVYRIGLYIRDSAAGVGTLTFYDPERKVYGALGHVISDMDTGKPISVGGGKIVRSNVNSIRKGTSGEPGEKRAIFFQEHQILGTITKNTPFGIFGNLLKRPENGLHSDPVPVALNEQVKEGPAEILTVVEGEKVERFDIEIVHVNRQRGPATKGMIVKVTDPRLLAKTGGIVQGMSGSPILQDGKLVGAVTHVFVNDPTTGYGTFIEWMLQDAGIFTNGARQESLFLYGNL comes from the coding sequence GTGATCAGCTTGCCACGATGGAAGAGACAGCAGTGGGTGGGTATTCTCCTGGTGCTGCTGCTGGTTTTCGTAAGTACCACGTCCTTTTTCCGCCAGTTCACTTCTTTCCCCGCCGAATTGCGCCTGCTTTCCGGAGATCGGGAGCAGCTTCGCTTAACCATCCCCGCCACGGTAACGGCCGATGTGGCCGATCCCGATATCCTTGCGGTCAACGGAGCGAATCAACCGTCCGTTCCCGTCGATCTGCACCATCCATTCACCCTTTTTTCCAAGAAAAGGGGCCATACCCGTCTCACCCTCCGCCTGTTCGGAACCCTTCCGCTGAAGACGTTAAACGTCCGCGTTTTGCCCGACATCCGCGTCATTCCCGGAGGCCAATCGATCGGGGTGAAGCTCCGGTCCCGGGGAGTTCTGGTGGTGGGCCATCATCGGGTTCCGGGCAGCGGGGACGGCAAATCGCCGGGTGAACGGGCCGATATCCGGGTCGGGGATTACATTTTGGAGATGAACGGTCAGGTCATCGAGGACGTGAATCAGGTGGCCGCCGTGGTCCGCAAGGCGGGAGAGAGCCGGCAGCCCATCGATGTCCTGATCATGCGGGATGGACAGAAAAAGAGGACCCGCCTCGATCCGGCCTACGATCCGAAGGAAAAGGTTTACCGCATCGGCCTGTACATCCGCGATTCCGCGGCGGGCGTGGGCACGCTCACCTTTTACGATCCGGAGCGAAAAGTGTACGGGGCGCTGGGCCATGTGATATCCGACATGGATACCGGGAAACCCATTTCCGTCGGCGGAGGAAAGATCGTCCGTTCCAACGTCAATTCCATCCGAAAGGGAACTTCCGGCGAGCCCGGAGAGAAAAGGGCCATCTTCTTTCAGGAACATCAGATTTTGGGAACCATAACAAAAAACACGCCCTTTGGCATCTTCGGGAACTTGTTGAAACGCCCCGAGAACGGACTTCATTCCGATCCGGTTCCGGTGGCCTTGAACGAACAGGTGAAGGAAGGACCGGCTGAAATTTTGACGGTGGTCGAGGGAGAGAAGGTGGAGCGGTTTGACATTGAAATCGTGCACGTGAACCGCCAGAGGGGGCCGGCGACGAAGGGGATGATCGTCAAGGTGACCGATCCCCGCCTGCTCGCCAAAACCGGGGGGATCGTGCAGGGGATGAGCGGCAGTCCCATCCTGCAGGACGGGAAACTGGTGGGGGCCGTCACCCACGTGTTCGTCAACGATCCGACCACCGGTTATGGGACGTTCATCGAGTGGATGCTTCAGGATGCGGGGATCTTCACTAACGGGGCTCGACAAGAGTCCCTTTTTTTATACGGTAATTTATAG
- the spo0A gene encoding sporulation transcription factor Spo0A, which translates to MDKIRVLLADDNREFVQMLRDHLSAQSDMEVIGVAYNGNEVMEQLSRQMPDVLVLDIIMPHLDGLGVLEKLQEKKFQRVPKIIMLTAFGQENVTQRAVELGAAYYILKPFDLDVLTDRIRQVQGIQGSVAPTQAVHDSGSRASNLDASITHMIHEIGVPAHIKGYLYLREAISMVYKEVELLGAITKTLYPRIAEKYKTTPSRVERAIRHAIEVAWSRGNMESIRNLFGYTINVTKAKPTNSEFIAMVADRLRIEHKVG; encoded by the coding sequence GTGGATAAAATCCGTGTCCTGTTGGCCGATGACAATCGCGAATTCGTCCAGATGCTCCGGGACCATTTGTCGGCCCAAAGCGACATGGAAGTCATCGGAGTGGCATACAACGGAAACGAAGTGATGGAGCAATTGTCGAGGCAGATGCCCGACGTTCTGGTACTGGATATTATCATGCCCCATCTCGACGGATTGGGCGTTTTGGAAAAACTTCAAGAAAAAAAGTTTCAGAGAGTTCCCAAAATAATCATGCTGACCGCCTTCGGTCAGGAAAACGTGACACAGCGGGCGGTGGAACTGGGTGCCGCGTACTACATACTGAAACCCTTTGATCTGGACGTTCTCACCGACCGCATTCGGCAGGTGCAAGGAATTCAGGGATCGGTGGCACCGACCCAGGCGGTCCACGACTCCGGCTCCCGCGCCTCCAACCTGGATGCGAGCATCACCCACATGATCCACGAGATCGGGGTGCCCGCCCATATCAAGGGGTATCTTTATCTGCGGGAAGCCATCTCCATGGTTTACAAGGAGGTGGAACTGCTGGGGGCCATCACCAAGACCCTGTATCCCCGGATCGCCGAGAAGTACAAAACGACGCCGAGCCGGGTGGAGCGGGCGATCCGCCACGCCATCGAGGTGGCCTGGAGCCGGGGAAACATGGAGTCCATCCGCAACCTGTTCGGGTACACCATCAATGTGACCAAGGCCAAACCCACCAACAGCGAGTTCATCGCCATGGTGGCGGATCGCCTGCGAATCGAGCACAAGGTGGGATAG
- the steA gene encoding putative cytokinetic ring protein SteA — protein MLQWAMRHRHGEIVGTAVVDGKTKHLLKRIRPGQIAVIHHRDLDEVAAMGLVEKRVRAVINGDESISGIYPTPGPGRLLAAHIPVLDKAGNVLERLEDGMPLWIEGDCFGSWNSRGEKVALGRGRRLTADLLNEKLEQAQSNMSLTLERFIENTLRHAEKEKQFVTGSFPSPPLKTEIRGRHVIIVVRGAGYKADLYALRSYIEEVKPVLIAVDGGADALLENGYRPHIIVGDMDSVSDRALLCGAEVVVHAYPDGRAPGLKRVKALNLNPHILPSVGTSEDVAMLLAYEKGAELIVALGTHTNMVDFLEKGRKGMASTLLVRMKIGTKLVDAKGVNQLYRSRMRWRELSLLGAASAFPVMALAAINPNARHLFRMLWLHLKMLVT, from the coding sequence ATGCTTCAATGGGCGATGCGACATCGGCACGGCGAAATCGTCGGAACGGCGGTGGTCGACGGAAAAACGAAACATCTTTTGAAGCGGATCCGTCCGGGACAGATCGCCGTGATTCACCATCGGGATCTGGACGAGGTGGCGGCGATGGGCCTGGTTGAAAAGCGGGTTCGCGCCGTGATCAACGGGGATGAATCCATCAGCGGAATCTATCCCACGCCGGGTCCGGGAAGGCTTCTCGCCGCCCACATTCCCGTCCTGGACAAGGCGGGGAATGTGTTGGAGCGGCTGGAAGACGGGATGCCCCTGTGGATCGAAGGGGATTGCTTCGGCAGTTGGAACTCCCGGGGTGAAAAGGTCGCCCTGGGACGCGGCCGGCGTCTGACGGCCGATCTGCTGAACGAGAAGCTGGAGCAGGCGCAATCCAACATGTCGCTCACTCTGGAACGATTTATCGAAAACACCCTGCGCCATGCCGAAAAGGAGAAGCAATTCGTCACCGGGTCCTTTCCCTCGCCGCCCCTGAAGACGGAAATCCGCGGCCGGCATGTGATCATCGTGGTCCGCGGGGCCGGCTACAAGGCGGATCTGTATGCGCTCCGCTCCTATATCGAAGAGGTGAAGCCGGTTCTGATCGCCGTGGACGGCGGGGCGGACGCGCTTCTCGAAAACGGATACCGGCCCCACATCATCGTCGGGGACATGGATTCCGTGTCCGACCGGGCGCTCCTCTGCGGGGCGGAAGTGGTGGTTCATGCGTACCCGGACGGAAGGGCACCGGGACTGAAGCGGGTGAAGGCGCTGAATCTCAACCCTCACATCCTGCCCTCGGTGGGCACCAGCGAGGATGTGGCGATGCTCCTCGCCTATGAAAAGGGGGCGGAGCTGATCGTCGCCCTCGGGACCCACACCAACATGGTGGATTTTCTGGAAAAGGGCAGAAAGGGGATGGCCAGCACCCTGTTGGTCCGGATGAAAATCGGAACCAAGCTGGTGGATGCCAAAGGAGTGAACCAGCTGTACCGCAGCCGGATGCGATGGCGGGAACTTTCCCTGTTGGGTGCGGCTTCCGCTTTTCCGGTGATGGCGCTCGCCGCCATCAATCCGAACGCCCGCCACCTGTTCCGCATGCTGTGGCTGCATCTGAAAATGCTCGTCACCTAG
- a CDS encoding copper transporter has product MLTTRYHLSTIVAIFFALGIGILVGGSLGQQWLSERQQALVERLEKRYEEVRDRSRQLEKRIALLQSELMEGRRQNRELLKAAVKDQLTGRRILLLGGDRKAAESLSEIIRWAGGSVSRASDLAGLPGEADAVLLLEGYSDDWKTGLMKRMGEGLSMPVIVRVGKNQNVSSGEIPVHSFDGKIDDHSLDALELIRMLNKSMIGKEEPVHEIQTGG; this is encoded by the coding sequence ATGCTCACGACTCGGTATCATCTCAGCACCATCGTCGCCATTTTTTTTGCCCTGGGGATCGGCATCCTGGTCGGAGGTTCCCTGGGGCAGCAATGGTTGAGCGAGCGGCAGCAGGCCCTCGTGGAACGCCTGGAAAAACGGTACGAAGAGGTGCGAGACCGCAGCCGGCAGCTGGAGAAGCGCATCGCGCTTCTTCAATCGGAGCTTATGGAAGGAAGGAGACAAAACCGGGAGCTGTTGAAGGCCGCGGTGAAGGATCAGCTGACGGGGCGGCGCATCCTCCTCCTGGGAGGGGATCGCAAAGCGGCCGAATCCCTGTCCGAAATCATCCGCTGGGCGGGGGGCAGCGTTTCCCGGGCGTCCGATTTGGCCGGATTGCCGGGAGAGGCGGACGCCGTCCTGCTGTTGGAGGGATATTCCGATGACTGGAAAACCGGTTTGATGAAGCGGATGGGAGAAGGTTTGTCCATGCCCGTCATTGTCCGGGTGGGCAAGAATCAAAACGTTTCATCGGGGGAAATCCCCGTCCATTCCTTCGACGGAAAAATCGATGATCATTCCCTGGATGCCCTGGAACTGATCCGAATGCTCAACAAGTCGATGATCGGAAAAGAGGAGCCTGTCCATGAAATCCAAACCGGCGGTTAG
- a CDS encoding glycosyltransferase family 2 protein, with translation MKSKPAVSVIIPAYNEEERIGGTLRAVRRLGCDEVIVVDDGSRDQTAAIAGRYADQVIRLAKHRGKGAALAEGIRYAKGEILLFLDADLKEHARLSAPLLEPILKGEADMTIARFPAPLRKGGFGLVKGLARSGVRLLTGKTLQATLSGQRAVSRKVISRLTYFPSGFGIELGLTVQALRAGFRVKEVPLPMRHRETGRDLRGFWHRGKQFVAILHTLLRLWRQPV, from the coding sequence ATGAAATCCAAACCGGCGGTTAGCGTGATCATTCCTGCCTACAACGAAGAGGAGCGGATCGGGGGCACCCTGCGGGCGGTAAGGCGCCTCGGATGCGATGAAGTGATTGTCGTGGACGATGGAAGCCGGGATCAAACGGCTGCCATTGCCGGCCGTTATGCCGACCAGGTGATCCGTCTCGCCAAGCACCGGGGCAAGGGTGCCGCTTTGGCCGAAGGAATCCGGTATGCCAAGGGCGAGATCCTGTTGTTTTTGGACGCCGATCTGAAGGAACACGCCAGGCTGTCCGCGCCGCTTTTGGAACCGATTCTGAAGGGGGAGGCGGACATGACCATCGCCCGTTTTCCCGCTCCTTTGCGCAAGGGGGGGTTCGGATTGGTCAAGGGATTGGCCCGGTCGGGCGTGCGGCTGTTGACCGGAAAGACGCTCCAGGCCACCCTGTCGGGCCAGAGGGCGGTGAGTCGCAAAGTGATCTCGCGCCTTACGTATTTTCCCTCCGGGTTCGGCATTGAGCTGGGTTTGACCGTACAGGCGCTCCGGGCGGGCTTTCGGGTCAAGGAGGTGCCCCTTCCGATGCGCCACCGCGAAACCGGTCGCGATCTTCGGGGATTTTGGCACCGGGGAAAGCAGTTTGTCGCCATCCTGCACACCTTGCTCCGCCTCTGGAGGCAACCGGTATGA
- a CDS encoding superoxide dismutase produces MDYPGDRHAEAIKRAVRSFARRGRALLDGLDAGNAEVERMLHRLKSLEKRSLQIGDHPIPLYDLMKKAWNSHHRLQRILGDIPASPAAGILGTEELPGEFSGAEPKDSRAEERLLFNPVPIGRHTLPPLPYPYDALEPHIDEKTMRLHHDKHHKSYVDGLNRAERMMYQARRTGNFELIKHWEREAAFNGAGHYLHTLFWETMSPDGGGEPSGDLRKQIIRDFGSFHAFKQHFSKAAEAVEGSGWALLVWSPRSQRLQILQAEKHQNLSQWDVVPLLPLDVWEHAYYLKYQNNRKAYIDAWWNVVNWPAVNRRYLKARRLRWKPF; encoded by the coding sequence ATGGATTATCCAGGCGACAGACATGCGGAAGCGATCAAGCGGGCCGTCCGCTCCTTTGCCCGCCGCGGACGGGCCCTGCTGGATGGCCTCGACGCGGGAAACGCGGAGGTCGAACGGATGTTGCACCGCTTGAAATCCCTGGAAAAGAGGAGCCTTCAAATCGGGGATCATCCCATCCCGCTCTATGATCTGATGAAAAAAGCCTGGAACAGCCATCACCGGCTTCAGCGCATCCTGGGGGACATCCCGGCTTCCCCCGCCGCCGGCATCCTCGGCACGGAAGAGTTGCCGGGGGAATTCTCCGGAGCGGAGCCGAAGGATTCCCGTGCAGAAGAACGGCTTCTCTTCAATCCCGTGCCGATCGGCCGGCACACGCTGCCTCCCCTTCCCTACCCCTACGACGCCCTTGAACCTCACATCGACGAAAAAACGATGCGCCTTCATCACGACAAGCATCACAAAAGCTATGTGGACGGCCTCAACCGGGCGGAACGGATGATGTACCAGGCGCGCAGGACGGGAAATTTCGAGCTGATCAAACACTGGGAGCGGGAAGCGGCCTTCAACGGCGCGGGTCACTACTTGCACACCCTGTTCTGGGAAACCATGAGTCCCGATGGAGGGGGAGAGCCCTCCGGCGACCTCAGGAAACAGATCATCCGGGACTTCGGCAGTTTCCACGCCTTCAAACAGCATTTTTCCAAGGCGGCCGAAGCGGTGGAGGGATCCGGCTGGGCCCTTCTGGTCTGGTCCCCCCGCTCTCAACGGCTGCAAATTCTGCAGGCGGAAAAACACCAAAACCTGTCCCAGTGGGATGTGGTTCCCCTGCTTCCCCTGGATGTATGGGAACACGCTTACTATCTGAAGTATCAGAACAACCGGAAGGCGTACATCGACGCCTGGTGGAACGTGGTCAACTGGCCCGCCGTCAACCGCCGCTATCTGAAGGCCCGTCGGTTGAGGTGGAAGCCCTTTTAA
- a CDS encoding DUF2627 family protein — protein sequence MVFQRVIAILILCIPGALGVYGWTWMRNVFFDYMAGKGFDWLSFLGGLTLFLLGLAFLGGFIYHRDAKRNKIQPKLRRKKE from the coding sequence ATGGTTTTTCAGCGAGTGATCGCCATTCTGATCCTTTGCATCCCCGGGGCCCTCGGAGTCTACGGCTGGACCTGGATGCGGAACGTGTTTTTCGATTACATGGCCGGAAAGGGCTTTGACTGGCTTTCCTTCCTCGGCGGGCTCACCCTCTTTCTGCTCGGACTGGCCTTTCTCGGCGGATTCATTTACCACCGGGACGCCAAGCGGAACAAGATTCAGCCGAAACTCCGGAGAAAGAAGGAATGA
- a CDS encoding sigma-54 interaction domain-containing protein: MERFLIIGGDRGGAALLRALDQMDRVKVIGVVDRDPEAPAFAEARKRGIPVGTDPEPFLTLIPDVIIQLSEWPDLSRLPRDGQKPLLISGAVSRVMVKLIEEKEKWVEAWRMRQGELHTIIDSTHDGMIAVNAKGEITLFNRSAERLMGMKAQDVIGKPVTQAVPGTGLDRVLRTGRAELNRQQELPNGVKIVTNRVPVKDRNGRVIGVVAVFRDITEVLALTKQVTDLESMKSLLQAIIDSSDEAISVVDARGIGILINPAYTRLTGLPPEEVIGKPADADISEGESMHMKVLKTRKPVRGVPMKVGPNRKDVVVNVAPIIVDGELKGSVGIIHDMSEIKRLNRELERARRIIRTLEAKYTFDDIIGESEGMRMAIDQARQAARTRATVLLRGESGTGKELFAHAIHNDSDRKYHQFVRVNCAAISESLLESELFGYEEGAFTGARPGGKKGLFEEASGGTIFLDEIGELAPNIQAKLLRVLQEKEVIRVGGTRPIPVDVRVIAATNVHLEKAIQEKRFREDLYYRLNVLPISIPPLRFRKEDLPLLANHLIKKFNQEYGRNVEEIDEEAVQALMDYDWPGNVRELENVLGRAMINMNFSERRMKREHLPPLHGAAISRSGSDVPEKPGGDTESLQEVLARAEREHIERVYRACRGNKTETARRLGISVRNLYYKLERYGIG; the protein is encoded by the coding sequence ATGGAGCGCTTTCTGATCATCGGCGGGGACCGGGGAGGAGCCGCCCTGCTCCGGGCCCTGGATCAAATGGATCGGGTGAAGGTGATCGGTGTGGTGGACCGCGATCCCGAGGCCCCCGCCTTCGCCGAGGCGAGGAAGCGGGGAATTCCCGTCGGAACGGATCCGGAACCCTTTCTGACGCTCATCCCCGACGTCATCATCCAGTTGTCGGAGTGGCCGGACCTTTCCCGGCTTCCCCGCGACGGCCAAAAACCCCTTTTGATCAGCGGGGCGGTCAGCCGGGTGATGGTGAAGCTCATCGAGGAAAAGGAGAAATGGGTTGAAGCGTGGCGGATGCGTCAGGGGGAGCTGCACACCATAATCGACTCCACCCATGACGGGATGATCGCCGTCAACGCCAAGGGGGAAATCACCCTGTTCAACCGTTCCGCCGAACGGCTGATGGGCATGAAGGCGCAGGATGTGATCGGCAAGCCGGTGACCCAGGCCGTTCCGGGAACCGGATTGGACCGGGTGCTCAGGACCGGGCGCGCCGAACTGAATCGACAGCAGGAACTGCCCAACGGGGTCAAGATCGTGACCAACCGGGTGCCGGTGAAGGACCGGAACGGCCGGGTGATCGGCGTGGTGGCCGTTTTCCGGGACATCACCGAAGTGCTCGCGCTGACCAAGCAGGTGACGGATCTGGAGTCGATGAAAAGTCTGCTCCAGGCGATCATCGACTCCTCGGACGAGGCGATTTCCGTGGTGGACGCAAGGGGCATCGGCATCCTGATCAATCCCGCCTACACCCGGTTGACGGGGCTGCCGCCCGAGGAGGTGATCGGAAAACCCGCCGATGCCGACATCTCGGAAGGGGAAAGCATGCACATGAAGGTGCTGAAGACCCGGAAACCGGTTCGGGGCGTTCCGATGAAGGTGGGTCCCAACCGGAAGGACGTGGTGGTCAACGTGGCGCCCATCATTGTGGACGGGGAGCTGAAGGGGAGCGTCGGCATCATTCACGACATGTCGGAGATCAAACGGCTCAACCGGGAGCTGGAACGGGCCCGCCGGATCATCCGCACCCTGGAGGCCAAATACACCTTCGATGACATCATCGGCGAGAGCGAAGGGATGCGCATGGCCATCGACCAGGCCCGGCAGGCCGCCCGCACCCGGGCGACGGTTCTGCTGCGGGGGGAATCCGGAACCGGGAAGGAGCTGTTTGCCCACGCCATCCACAATGACAGCGATCGGAAGTACCACCAGTTCGTTCGGGTCAACTGCGCCGCCATCTCGGAGTCCCTGCTGGAAAGCGAGCTGTTCGGATATGAGGAGGGTGCCTTTACTGGGGCCCGCCCCGGAGGAAAAAAGGGACTTTTCGAGGAGGCGAGCGGAGGAACGATCTTCCTCGATGAGATCGGCGAGCTGGCTCCCAACATCCAGGCGAAGCTCCTCCGGGTGCTGCAGGAGAAGGAAGTGATCCGTGTGGGGGGAACCCGCCCGATTCCCGTGGATGTGCGGGTGATCGCCGCCACCAACGTACATCTGGAGAAGGCGATCCAGGAAAAGCGGTTCCGGGAGGATCTCTATTACCGGCTCAACGTGCTTCCGATCTCCATCCCGCCCCTGCGCTTTCGCAAGGAGGATCTGCCCCTTTTGGCCAACCACCTGATCAAAAAATTTAATCAGGAATACGGGCGTAACGTGGAGGAGATCGACGAAGAGGCGGTTCAGGCGCTGATGGATTACGATTGGCCGGGGAACGTGCGGGAGCTGGAAAACGTGTTGGGCCGTGCGATGATCAACATGAATTTCAGCGAGCGGCGGATGAAAAGGGAGCATCTCCCTCCGCTCCACGGCGCGGCGATCAGCCGGTCCGGTTCCGACGTCCCCGAAAAACCCGGCGGAGACACGGAGAGTCTGCAGGAGGTGCTGGCCCGGGCGGAACGGGAGCACATCGAAAGGGTGTACCGGGCCTGCCGCGGGAACAAGACGGAAACGGCCCGCCGGTTGGGAATATCCGTGCGCAACTTGTATTACAAATTGGAACGCTACGGAATCGGGTGA
- a CDS encoding Leu/Phe/Val dehydrogenase, with protein sequence MKWFDYMERYDYEQLLLCQDKNSGLKAIIAIHDTTLGPALGGVRMWNYASEEEAIIDALRLARGMTYKAAAAGLNLGGGKTVIIGDPRKDKNEAMFRALGRFIQGLNGRYITAEDVGTTEEDMDIIHQETRYVTGVSPAFGSSGNPSPVTAYGVYRGMKAAAKIAFGSDSLEGRTVAVQGVGSVAYHLCKHLHEEGARLIVTDIVRENVERAVRDFGAESVDPDKIYDVECDIFSPCALGAIINDETLPRLKCRVVAGSANNQLKEERHGDRLEELGIIYVPDYVINAGGLINVADELLGYNRERAMKKVETIYDNVLKVFEIAKRDGIPSYKAADRMAEERIQSMARSRSTFLQNERHVLNMV encoded by the coding sequence ATGAAATGGTTCGACTATATGGAGAGGTATGATTATGAACAATTGCTCTTGTGTCAGGACAAAAATTCCGGTTTAAAGGCGATCATCGCCATTCACGACACCACCCTGGGTCCCGCCCTGGGCGGAGTGCGCATGTGGAACTACGCTTCGGAGGAAGAAGCGATCATCGACGCCCTCCGGCTGGCGCGGGGCATGACCTACAAGGCGGCGGCCGCCGGCCTGAATCTGGGGGGAGGAAAGACGGTCATCATCGGGGATCCCCGGAAGGACAAGAACGAGGCGATGTTCCGCGCCCTCGGCCGCTTCATTCAGGGATTGAACGGGCGTTACATCACGGCGGAGGACGTGGGGACGACGGAGGAGGATATGGACATCATCCATCAGGAGACCCGGTATGTGACCGGCGTTTCCCCGGCGTTCGGATCCAGCGGGAATCCCTCTCCCGTCACCGCCTACGGCGTCTATCGGGGAATGAAAGCCGCCGCGAAGATCGCCTTCGGCAGCGATTCCCTGGAAGGAAGGACCGTGGCGGTCCAGGGCGTGGGCAGTGTGGCCTACCATCTTTGCAAGCACCTGCATGAGGAGGGCGCCCGCCTCATCGTGACGGACATCGTCCGGGAAAACGTGGAGCGGGCCGTGCGCGATTTCGGCGCCGAATCGGTGGATCCCGACAAGATTTACGATGTGGAGTGCGACATCTTTTCTCCGTGCGCCCTGGGGGCCATCATCAATGACGAAACCCTCCCCCGCCTCAAGTGCCGGGTGGTGGCCGGTTCGGCCAACAATCAGCTGAAGGAAGAGCGCCATGGAGACCGGCTGGAGGAATTGGGCATCATCTACGTGCCGGATTACGTGATCAACGCCGGCGGGCTGATCAACGTCGCCGACGAATTGCTCGGGTACAATCGCGAACGGGCGATGAAAAAGGTGGAAACCATCTACGACAATGTCCTGAAGGTTTTTGAAATCGCCAAACGGGACGGGATTCCTTCATACAAAGCGGCGGATCGGATGGCGGAGGAAAGGATTCAATCCATGGCCCGTTCCCGGAGCACGTTTTTGCAAAATGAACGCCATGTATTGAATATGGTCTGA
- the lpdA gene encoding dihydrolipoyl dehydrogenase, protein MAEQYDLVVLGAGPGGYVAAIRAAQLGMKVAVVEKEKVGGVCLHKGCIPTKSLLRSAEVYHEMKHGEDYGITAEGVRVDFSRVQKRKEKVVEQLHRGVRHLLKKNGVTVVEGTGRILGPSIFSPQAGTVSVEKKEGGEAEMLVPRYLLIATGSRPRSLPGLEVDGRYVMNSDHALQMEELPRSIIIVGGGVIGIEWASMLNDFGVDVTVVEFADRILPFEDPDVSREMTRLLKKRKVKILTKARVLPESVRIEGNGVTLKAEKGNETVELEAERVLVSVGRQANVEGIGLENTSVKVENGFIRVNEMMQTAESHIYAIGDVVGGYQLAHVASHEGLVAVEHMAGRNPSPLNPLLIPRCTYSRPEIGSIGLTEEEAKRQGYSVKIGKFPFRATGKSLVFGETDGFIKIIADKKTEDLLGVHIIGPHATDLISEAGLAKLLDATPWEISHTIHPHPTLSEVFGEAALAVEGEAIHAG, encoded by the coding sequence ATGGCTGAGCAATACGATCTGGTGGTTTTGGGTGCGGGTCCGGGCGGTTATGTGGCCGCCATTCGGGCGGCTCAACTGGGCATGAAGGTGGCCGTGGTGGAGAAGGAGAAGGTGGGGGGCGTCTGTCTGCACAAGGGATGCATCCCCACAAAGTCGCTCCTCCGCAGCGCGGAAGTCTACCACGAGATGAAGCACGGCGAGGATTACGGAATCACGGCGGAAGGGGTTCGCGTCGACTTCAGCCGGGTTCAGAAGCGCAAGGAAAAGGTGGTGGAGCAGCTGCACCGGGGCGTCCGGCATCTGCTCAAAAAGAACGGCGTCACCGTCGTGGAGGGCACGGGGCGCATCCTCGGACCGTCGATTTTTTCGCCCCAGGCGGGGACGGTTTCCGTGGAGAAAAAGGAGGGGGGAGAGGCGGAAATGCTCGTTCCCCGGTACCTTTTGATCGCCACGGGTTCCCGCCCGCGCAGCCTGCCCGGCCTGGAGGTGGACGGGCGCTATGTGATGAATTCCGATCACGCGCTTCAGATGGAGGAACTTCCCCGTTCGATCATCATCGTCGGCGGCGGGGTGATCGGAATCGAGTGGGCCTCCATGCTGAACGATTTCGGCGTGGACGTGACGGTGGTCGAATTTGCCGATCGGATCCTGCCCTTTGAGGATCCGGACGTCTCCAGGGAGATGACCCGCCTTCTCAAAAAGCGAAAGGTGAAAATTTTGACGAAAGCCAGAGTGTTGCCGGAAAGCGTTCGGATCGAAGGAAATGGGGTCACGCTGAAGGCGGAAAAGGGAAACGAGACGGTGGAACTTGAGGCGGAACGGGTGCTGGTCTCCGTCGGCCGGCAGGCCAATGTGGAGGGCATCGGCCTCGAAAACACGTCGGTCAAGGTGGAAAACGGCTTTATCCGGGTAAATGAAATGATGCAGACGGCGGAATCCCACATTTACGCCATCGGAGACGTGGTCGGAGGGTATCAGCTGGCCCATGTCGCCTCCCACGAGGGATTGGTGGCGGTGGAGCACATGGCCGGCAGAAACCCGAGCCCCCTCAATCCCCTGCTGATCCCGCGCTGCACCTACAGCCGCCCCGAGATCGGGAGCATCGGCCTCACCGAGGAGGAGGCGAAGCGGCAGGGGTACTCGGTGAAGATCGGCAAATTCCCCTTCCGGGCGACGGGCAAATCCCTGGTGTTCGGCGAAACGGACGGTTTCATCAAAATCATTGCGGACAAGAAAACGGAAGACCTGCTCGGCGTCCACATCATCGGCCCCCATGCCACCGATCTGAT